Proteins co-encoded in one Prevotella sp. E13-27 genomic window:
- the rpoN gene encoding RNA polymerase factor sigma-54, with protein MPQKQIQEQKQEQKLQQSITAQQYLQSQLVELPITQLIERIETEMHDNPALESSVSDDYPDYADSPEISEGSDSPENTDDYDQEREREERSDALDAALEYIGRDDEDLPVYHGGMPTTEEREEMVYGESLSFYDQLKQQMSEVQLTERERDIMEYLIGSLDDDGLLRKDLESISDELAIYHSMDVTVSEIEQVLRKLQEFDPAGIGARSLQECLLLQIERREKSRLTELMETVIRDYFDEFTKKHWHRLRQVLSLTDAQAEVLQKELRRLNPKPGTSLGETVGRSMQQITPDFIVDTQDDGTITASLNSGDIPQMQVSQSFSSLLKDYQQNRDGLSRQMKEALLYTKQKVDAAQNFIEAVKSRRRTLMLTMKAIVQLQHRFFEDGDESSLRPMILKDVAAKTGLDISTISRVVNSKYMLTRWGIFPLKFFFNDSFVTDEGEELSSREIKSALREIINGEDKKKPLSDDAIRDELKRRGYPIARRTVAKYRDQLGIPVARLRK; from the coding sequence ATGCCTCAAAAGCAGATACAAGAACAGAAACAGGAACAGAAACTGCAGCAGAGCATAACTGCTCAGCAGTATCTTCAGTCTCAGCTGGTAGAGCTGCCTATCACGCAGCTCATAGAGCGTATAGAGACTGAGATGCACGATAATCCTGCGCTTGAGAGCAGCGTTTCCGACGACTATCCCGATTATGCTGATTCGCCAGAAATATCAGAGGGTTCCGATTCTCCAGAAAATACTGACGATTATGACCAGGAGCGTGAGCGCGAAGAGCGTAGCGATGCTCTCGATGCGGCCCTTGAGTATATAGGACGTGACGATGAAGACTTGCCTGTCTATCATGGCGGCATGCCAACCACTGAGGAACGTGAAGAGATGGTCTATGGAGAGTCGTTGTCTTTCTATGACCAGCTGAAACAGCAGATGAGTGAGGTGCAGCTTACTGAGCGTGAGCGCGATATCATGGAATATCTCATAGGCTCTCTTGATGATGATGGGCTTCTCCGTAAGGATCTTGAGAGTATTTCTGACGAGCTTGCAATCTATCATAGCATGGATGTGACAGTGTCTGAGATTGAACAAGTGCTAAGAAAGCTGCAGGAGTTTGACCCAGCCGGCATTGGTGCACGCTCGCTTCAGGAATGTCTGCTGTTGCAGATTGAACGTCGTGAGAAGTCGCGGCTTACTGAACTTATGGAAACCGTAATCCGTGATTACTTCGATGAGTTCACAAAGAAACACTGGCACAGGCTGAGACAGGTCCTGTCGTTGACCGATGCCCAGGCAGAGGTTTTACAGAAAGAGCTGCGACGTCTTAATCCGAAGCCAGGCACGTCACTGGGTGAGACCGTGGGACGCTCCATGCAGCAGATAACGCCCGATTTCATTGTAGATACACAGGACGATGGCACCATAACCGCATCGCTTAATAGTGGCGACATACCACAGATGCAGGTGTCGCAATCGTTTAGCAGTCTGCTGAAAGACTACCAGCAGAACCGTGACGGGCTGTCGCGTCAGATGAAAGAGGCTCTGCTCTATACTAAACAGAAGGTTGATGCAGCACAGAACTTCATAGAGGCAGTGAAAAGCCGTCGTCGCACGTTGATGCTTACGATGAAAGCCATTGTCCAGTTGCAGCACCGCTTTTTCGAGGATGGTGACGAGTCGTCGCTCCGTCCAATGATACTGAAAGATGTGGCTGCTAAGACCGGACTTGACATATCAACAATATCACGAGTGGTCAACTCGAAATATATGCTAACACGATGGGGCATCTTCCCATTGAAATTCTTTTTCAACGATAGCTTCGTTACTGACGAAGGTGAAGAGCTGTCGTCACGCGAGATAAAGTCGGCACTTCGTGAGATTATCAATGGCGAGGATAAGAAGAAACCACTTAGTGACGATGCTATAAGAGACGAACTGAAGCGTCGAGGCTATCCTATAGCGCGCCGCACAGTGGCAAAGTACCGTGACCAGTTAGGAATACCAGTAGCACGATTAAGGAAATGA